In Streptomyces sp. NBC_00433, a single genomic region encodes these proteins:
- a CDS encoding TetR/AcrR family transcriptional regulator: MTPTAGTAGPATPRPMRADARRNYERLLAEAGLAFAEHGADASLDDIAKRAGVGNATLYRHFPNRETLLEAVYRDEISQLRDLAYTSAPEQDGGAQEAVDALTGWLRASMSRSSAHNGLKGLFTLVLRDQGAELGSWCRETITSAAGFLLARAQGTGAIRSDLDALTLLRLVNAITIASEQSGRPDQADQMMSLVIDGLRTR, from the coding sequence ATGACGCCCACCGCCGGCACCGCGGGGCCCGCGACCCCGCGACCGATGCGGGCGGACGCGCGCCGCAACTACGAGCGGCTCCTGGCCGAGGCCGGGCTGGCCTTCGCCGAGCACGGCGCGGACGCCTCGCTCGACGACATCGCCAAGCGCGCCGGTGTCGGCAATGCCACCCTCTACCGGCACTTCCCGAACCGGGAGACGCTCCTGGAGGCGGTCTACCGGGACGAGATCTCCCAGCTGCGCGACCTGGCCTACACCTCGGCGCCCGAGCAGGACGGCGGCGCCCAGGAGGCGGTCGACGCCCTCACCGGCTGGCTGCGGGCCTCGATGTCGCGCAGCAGCGCGCACAACGGGCTGAAGGGCCTGTTCACGCTGGTGCTGCGCGACCAGGGCGCCGAGCTGGGCTCCTGGTGCCGGGAGACCATCACCTCGGCCGCCGGATTCCTGCTCGCCCGTGCCCAGGGCACCGGTGCGATCCGCTCCGACCTGGACGCCCTGACCCTGCTGCGGCTGGTCAACGCGATCACCATCGCGTCGGAGCAGAGCGGCAGGCCCGATCAGGCCGACCAGATGATGTCGCTGGTCATCGACGGGCTGCGGACCCGCTGA
- a CDS encoding SAM-dependent methyltransferase: MRSGLARTAIEVAQVRAKESARADRLFDDQFAGIFLRTALGDEPEAEEQTPELAAWKAVIEFNVVIRTRFFDDYLTESAAAGCRQVVVLGAGLDVRAYRLEWPPETRVFEVDLAEVLEFKQEVLDAEGAKPGCIRIPVPADLRESWQDDLKAAGYDPAVRTAWLVEGLLIYLTAEEAALLLETIGALSPAGSRITFEHANTGRASAATEAKAVPALAKLNELVKGGLGDQTLEWLAEHGWDPALHDRAEAAAGYGRPVTGRPNGGLATAVRTV; encoded by the coding sequence ATGCGTTCAGGTCTGGCACGTACCGCCATCGAAGTCGCACAGGTCCGGGCGAAGGAATCCGCCCGCGCGGACCGGTTATTCGATGACCAGTTCGCCGGGATTTTCCTGCGGACCGCGCTCGGCGACGAGCCGGAGGCAGAAGAGCAGACGCCGGAACTGGCGGCGTGGAAGGCGGTCATCGAGTTCAACGTGGTCATCAGGACCCGTTTCTTCGACGACTACCTCACCGAGTCCGCGGCGGCCGGCTGCCGGCAGGTGGTCGTGCTCGGCGCGGGGCTGGACGTGCGGGCCTACCGGCTGGAGTGGCCGCCGGAGACACGGGTCTTCGAGGTGGACCTCGCCGAGGTGCTGGAGTTCAAGCAGGAGGTGCTCGACGCCGAGGGCGCCAAGCCCGGCTGCATACGCATCCCCGTCCCCGCCGACCTGCGCGAGTCCTGGCAGGACGACCTCAAGGCGGCCGGATACGACCCCGCGGTGCGCACCGCGTGGCTGGTCGAGGGCCTGCTGATCTACCTGACGGCGGAGGAGGCGGCCTTGCTGCTGGAGACGATCGGCGCGCTGTCGCCGGCCGGCAGCCGCATCACCTTCGAGCACGCCAACACCGGCCGCGCCTCGGCCGCCACCGAGGCCAAGGCGGTGCCCGCGCTGGCCAAGCTCAACGAGCTGGTCAAGGGCGGGCTCGGCGACCAGACCCTGGAGTGGCTGGCCGAGCACGGCTGGGACCCCGCGCTGCACGATCGCGCCGAGGCCGCCGCCGGCTACGGCCGCCCGGTGACCGGCCGCCCGAACGGCGGGCTGGCCACGGCGGTGCGGACCGTGTAG